The following is a genomic window from Bacillota bacterium.
GAATGGTGGCCGACAGCCCCAAAAAGCGCATCTCCCGCGGCATGAAGATAAGGCTTTCCTCCCAAACGCTGCCGCGGTGCGGATCGTCGATGTAGTGAATCTCGTCGAAGATGCAATAGGCCACGTCCGCGACCCGCTCCGGATCCTGGTGGAGCAAGTTGCGGAAAATTTCGGTCGTCATGATGAGTACCGGCGCCTCGGGGTTGATGACGACGTCGCCGGTCAGGATGCCCACCTTTTCGTCGCCCAGCAAGCGCTTGAACTCCTTGTACTTTTGGTTGCTGAGCGCCTTGATGGGAGCCGTGTACACCACCTGCTTGCCGCGGCGGGCCATCATTTCGATCAAATAGTCGGCCACCAGCGTTTTGCCCGTCCCGGTCGGCGCCGACACGAGCACGCTGTAATTTTGTTCGAGGTATTCGATGGCTTCGCTCTGGAACGGATCGAGCTCGTACCCACGGTAATGCGTAATTTTCATAACGCTTCCATCCTAACACAGGGCCGATGCGGTGTCTACCGAGCGCCCGGCGCCGGGCCGGCGCCACGCCGGGTCCGGCCGGCCAGCCGCCTGACCGGTTCCGGCCGGCTGGGATGATATAATGTAGGTTGCGCAAAACCGGGCGGGGCCGAGGGGGGCGAGAGCGTGTCACTGGAGAACGAGATCAAGGCGTATGCCCGCACCGTCGGCTTCGACGTCGTCGCCATCGGCCCCGCCGAGCCGTATCTGGAGGCCTGGCGCGAGCTGGAGCGCCGTCGCGCCGACGGCCGCTACCCGGCCTTCACCGAGCCGGACATCGCCCTCCGCTGCGACCCGAAGCGCCTGCTGCCGTCGGCTCGCTCCGTCATCGCCGTCGGCGTCTCCTACTTGACCCGCCAGCGCTCGCGCCCGACCCGGGCCGGCAGCGACCCCAAAGGACAGCTTTCCCGCTACGCCTGGGGCCTCGATTACCACCACGTGCTGCGAGAGCGCATGCAGCGGCTCATCGCTTTCCTCCAGGAGCGGGCTCCGCAGCTGGAGGCCCAAGCGTACGTGGACACGGGACCGCCCGTGGACCGCGCCGTAGCGGAGAAAGCCGGACTAGGCTGGTTCGGCAAAAACGCCTGCCTGTATGTGCCGGGTTTCGGGTCGTGGGTGTTCTTGGGCGAAATTTTCACCAACCTGGAGCTGGCCCCCGACCCGCGCATCACGCTGGATTGCGGCGACTGCGACCGTTGCATCCGGGCCTGTCCTACGGGCGCCATCGTGGAGCCGTACTACGTCGACCCCTTCCGCTGCATCTCGCACCTGACCCAGATGAGCGGGCCGGTTCCCCTGGAGCTGCGGGAGCGCATGGGCTTGAAGGTATGGGGCTGCGACGTCTGCCAGCAAGTATGCCCCTGGAACGACGAGGCCGCCGTGCCCGACCGGCCCGAGTTTCG
Proteins encoded in this region:
- the queG gene encoding tRNA epoxyqueuosine(34) reductase QueG gives rise to the protein MSLENEIKAYARTVGFDVVAIGPAEPYLEAWRELERRRADGRYPAFTEPDIALRCDPKRLLPSARSVIAVGVSYLTRQRSRPTRAGSDPKGQLSRYAWGLDYHHVLRERMQRLIAFLQERAPQLEAQAYVDTGPPVDRAVAEKAGLGWFGKNACLYVPGFGSWVFLGEIFTNLELAPDPRITLDCGDCDRCIRACPTGAIVEPYYVDPFRCISHLTQMSGPVPLELRERMGLKVWGCDVCQQVCPWNDEAAVPDRPEFRPVPELDPSPSLIELLQMTTGEFKRRFGRTAAAWRGKKTLQRNAAIALGNTRNPAVVPALAKALAQDPKPVVRGSAAWALGRIGGDEARAALEEALGREQDPEVRREIELALQRLGHRAGSPEHRPGNASSG